One genomic region from Balaenoptera musculus isolate JJ_BM4_2016_0621 chromosome X, mBalMus1.pri.v3, whole genome shotgun sequence encodes:
- the LOC118888379 gene encoding LOW QUALITY PROTEIN: transcription factor 7-like 1 (The sequence of the model RefSeq protein was modified relative to this genomic sequence to represent the inferred CDS: inserted 1 base in 1 codon; substituted 1 base at 1 genomic stop codon): MRYEVELARDNYGKTKKRKXEKQLSQTPAQQQAQEAEGALASKRKKPCVPYLPPEKPCDSPASSHGSMLDSPATPSAALASPAAPAATRSEQAQRLSLTTKPETRAQLALHSAAFLSAKAAATSSGQMGSQPPVLSRPLPPGSVPTALLTXPPSFPATLHAHQALPVLQAQPLSLVTKSAH, translated from the exons ATGAGATATGAAGTTGAACTAGCCCGGGACAACTACGGTAAGacaaagaagaggaagtgagAAAAGCAGCTGTCCCAGACCCCCGCCCAGCAGCAAGCCCAGGAGGCAGAAGGTGCTCTGGCCTCCAAAAGGAAGAAGCCATGTGTCCCGTACCTGCCCCCTGAGAAGCCCTGTGACAGCCCTGCCTCCTCCCACGGCAGCATGCTGGACTCCCCGGCCACCCCCTCAGCGGCCTTGGCCTCCCCGGCTGCCCCGGCCGCCACCCGCTCGGAGCAAGCCCAGCGCCTCTCCCTCACCACCAAGCCAGAGACCCGGGCCCAGCTGGCTCTCCACTCGGCTGCCTTCCTGTCAGCGAAGGCTGCCGCCACCTCCTCTGGCCAGATGGGCAGCCAGCCCCCCGTCCtgtcccggcccctccccccggGGTCCGTGCCCACAGCTCTGCTGA tccccccttccttcccagccACGCTCCATGCCCACCAGGCCCTCCCCGTGCTCCAGGCCCAGCCTCTTTCCTTGGTCACCAAGTCTGCCCACTAA